One part of the Puniceicoccus vermicola genome encodes these proteins:
- a CDS encoding sugar-binding protein, with protein sequence MKSKNSPLQQLSSSFLACVFMLGGLATSLAAQSSSKAITQFSPQDWKTSADNRAPADYNPLEDYGMEVEIDYSGKGFEYHRIEAKNPIAIPGKLKSVDVLVNMSNPGAGSKLTLVDAYGEWHNIDFPKFTSESWETVTIPVPEDIPQPVQLQGFMFHNWGTRMQKTDVRVGLRGLAVETDLSRVNPVTGVYLDWKPDPSGKGSNTEAPETPLFAANFSSTAPGHFFAGTDAELILNIRNWRPQPAQVKATVTVTDPKGTTIFSETIQQTVDSFEQFKWTPPVEQYGPHRAEVLIENKGFEPAEAYLIFAEGPKPHDLTDADKMASPYGMNVHGAQGLFITPFRNAGIVWYRDYAFDFQWLKKAKKNNRNFSGWPGYPGIVQIYEDEGAKVLPVLAHSIPKPEIVDGEVEGNIPADREWVAHLAEVFNGFPQYKYWELDNEYALDPEVREAEAKLDWAHYESYHEVFGQAVHFLGFGELKAVENGRSGIRPDLVEKAIRNGSFADIDVVNVHHYPGVDAPEINVKNFNTGGLGRESGLFFDKLHDLVKVADSDGKDREVFITEFGWDTAAGQVVTEEQQAAYAPRAYMMFAAAGIDKSFWFWHFDSPTPMKFFDACGLMTARREPKPSLCTMAGLTHLLPNLDYVGSFNVGPGTQGYVFREDGEYIAAVWRIAKGEKPIEVDFGSGPQVYDAFANPLDGTKAVLDIAPVYAVGLQPDSNLMRRATYSLESPLFMATVANENSDIIVRIHNTSDRAKKVTLTPVLPDGWTPQQDTFTYNASPGSDGTVTIPFHAAADAKAGIEPLRVDVAENGQALTSLYLRANVLEPYLMTVGGMPNQQGEVEVMANVVNQTNSVKSPTISMALPSGWHAITPNSTIENLQPLEDREVALKFEWKTDTEWDRVPEVTLKDKDFEITRSIIPPFMAIHKIEDSGWFHGDSAKWPEANKLSEWIVGSSYGDPLTDIWMGWSERGLWVAVDVEGSKVQVTGPRSFWQADSLELFIDSQNDKSAKTFGPGDHQFWAVAQPDENRVYLGQWKRNDEINEIRYDIPLTESAASVTENGYTMEFVIPWEEIRGFEIQSGAFMGLNFNLNVKGTEGPREVYWPRLKNKKTIGIPASWGTIELAE encoded by the coding sequence ATGAAGAGCAAAAATTCACCACTCCAGCAACTCTCAAGCTCCTTCCTGGCCTGCGTATTCATGCTAGGAGGACTGGCGACAAGCTTAGCCGCACAGAGCAGCAGCAAGGCCATCACCCAATTCTCGCCGCAAGACTGGAAGACCAGCGCCGACAACCGGGCTCCCGCCGACTACAATCCTCTCGAAGACTACGGCATGGAAGTCGAAATCGATTACTCGGGCAAAGGGTTCGAATACCACCGTATCGAAGCGAAGAACCCGATCGCGATTCCGGGAAAATTGAAGTCCGTGGATGTTCTCGTCAACATGAGCAACCCGGGGGCAGGATCCAAACTTACCCTCGTGGACGCATATGGAGAATGGCACAATATCGACTTCCCGAAGTTTACCTCCGAAAGCTGGGAGACCGTCACCATTCCCGTGCCGGAAGACATCCCTCAGCCGGTGCAACTCCAGGGCTTCATGTTCCACAACTGGGGAACCCGGATGCAAAAGACGGACGTCCGGGTCGGACTCCGGGGCTTGGCGGTGGAAACCGACCTCTCGCGCGTCAATCCGGTTACCGGGGTCTACTTGGATTGGAAGCCGGACCCCTCGGGAAAAGGCAGCAACACCGAAGCTCCCGAAACACCCCTCTTTGCCGCAAACTTCAGTTCTACGGCTCCGGGACATTTCTTTGCCGGAACCGATGCCGAGCTGATTCTCAACATCCGCAACTGGCGGCCGCAACCCGCACAGGTCAAAGCCACGGTCACCGTGACCGACCCGAAAGGAACGACTATCTTTTCCGAAACGATCCAGCAAACCGTGGACTCCTTCGAGCAATTCAAATGGACGCCACCGGTCGAGCAGTATGGCCCTCACCGCGCGGAAGTGTTGATCGAGAACAAGGGATTCGAGCCCGCCGAGGCCTATCTGATTTTTGCGGAAGGCCCGAAGCCGCATGACCTGACGGATGCGGACAAGATGGCCTCCCCTTACGGCATGAATGTCCATGGAGCACAAGGCCTCTTCATCACCCCTTTCCGCAATGCCGGCATCGTTTGGTATCGCGACTACGCCTTCGACTTTCAATGGCTCAAAAAGGCGAAGAAGAACAATCGCAACTTTAGCGGTTGGCCCGGCTATCCGGGGATCGTCCAGATTTATGAAGACGAAGGGGCAAAGGTCTTGCCGGTCCTGGCTCACTCGATTCCGAAACCGGAAATCGTCGACGGCGAGGTCGAGGGAAACATCCCGGCCGACCGGGAATGGGTGGCCCACCTGGCCGAGGTCTTCAACGGCTTCCCTCAATACAAATACTGGGAGCTGGATAATGAATACGCACTCGATCCCGAAGTTCGCGAAGCGGAAGCCAAGCTCGATTGGGCACACTATGAGAGCTACCATGAAGTATTCGGCCAAGCCGTTCATTTCCTCGGATTCGGAGAATTGAAAGCCGTCGAAAACGGTCGCTCGGGCATTCGCCCGGATCTGGTCGAAAAGGCGATCCGAAACGGATCTTTCGCGGACATTGATGTGGTCAACGTCCATCACTATCCGGGGGTGGACGCTCCGGAAATCAATGTGAAGAATTTCAACACCGGCGGCCTCGGCCGCGAGTCCGGTCTCTTCTTCGACAAACTGCACGATCTCGTAAAGGTCGCCGATTCCGATGGAAAAGACCGCGAGGTGTTCATCACCGAATTTGGCTGGGACACCGCAGCCGGGCAAGTCGTCACCGAAGAGCAACAAGCCGCCTACGCCCCCCGGGCCTACATGATGTTTGCCGCAGCCGGAATCGATAAATCTTTCTGGTTCTGGCATTTCGACTCTCCGACTCCGATGAAGTTCTTCGACGCCTGCGGTCTGATGACTGCGCGCCGTGAGCCCAAGCCCTCCCTCTGCACGATGGCCGGGCTGACGCACCTGCTTCCCAATCTCGACTACGTCGGAAGTTTCAACGTCGGACCCGGGACGCAGGGTTACGTCTTCCGGGAAGACGGAGAATACATTGCCGCCGTCTGGAGAATCGCCAAAGGTGAAAAACCGATTGAGGTCGACTTTGGATCCGGCCCGCAAGTCTACGATGCCTTTGCCAATCCGCTTGATGGAACGAAGGCGGTCCTCGACATCGCTCCAGTCTATGCCGTCGGCTTGCAACCGGATTCGAATCTCATGCGCCGGGCCACCTATTCGCTGGAGTCCCCTCTCTTTATGGCCACCGTCGCCAACGAGAATTCGGACATCATCGTGCGGATCCACAATACGAGCGACCGGGCCAAGAAGGTTACCCTCACGCCCGTCCTCCCCGATGGATGGACTCCTCAGCAGGACACCTTCACCTATAACGCATCCCCGGGAAGTGATGGCACGGTCACGATCCCCTTCCACGCTGCCGCCGATGCGAAAGCCGGGATTGAACCCCTCCGTGTCGATGTGGCGGAAAACGGCCAAGCCCTCACCTCTCTCTACCTGCGGGCAAACGTTCTCGAGCCTTATTTGATGACGGTCGGCGGCATGCCGAACCAGCAGGGGGAGGTCGAGGTCATGGCAAATGTCGTCAACCAAACCAACTCGGTGAAAAGTCCGACGATATCGATGGCGCTCCCCAGTGGATGGCACGCAATCACTCCGAACAGCACGATTGAGAACTTGCAACCTCTGGAAGATCGCGAGGTCGCACTGAAGTTCGAGTGGAAGACCGATACGGAGTGGGACCGCGTTCCTGAAGTCACCCTCAAAGATAAAGACTTCGAGATCACGCGATCCATCATTCCTCCCTTCATGGCAATCCACAAGATCGAGGACTCCGGATGGTTCCACGGCGATTCCGCAAAATGGCCGGAAGCGAACAAGTTGTCCGAGTGGATTGTCGGATCCAGCTACGGGGATCCGCTCACCGACATCTGGATGGGCTGGAGCGAGCGAGGCCTTTGGGTCGCAGTCGACGTTGAAGGATCGAAAGTCCAAGTGACGGGACCCCGCTCCTTCTGGCAGGCCGACTCCCTCGAGCTATTCATCGACTCGCAGAACGACAAATCGGCGAAAACCTTCGGACCGGGCGACCATCAGTTCTGGGCGGTCGCACAACCCGATGAAAATCGAGTCTACCTCGGCCAGTGGAAACGCAACGATGAGATCAACGAGATTCGCTACGACATTCCGCTCACCGAATCCGCAGCCAGCGTCACAGAGAACGGCTACACGATGGAATTCGTGATCCCGTGGGAGGAGATCCGCGGATTCGAGATCCAATCCGGCGCCTTCATGGGCCTCAACTTCAACCTGAACGTAAAAGGCACCGAAGGTCCGCGCGAAGTCTACTGGCCGCGACTGAAAAATAAGAAAACCATCGGGATCCCGGCCTCTTGGGGAACGATTGAACTCGCCGAGTAG